A stretch of Novipirellula artificiosorum DNA encodes these proteins:
- the sufU gene encoding Fe-S cluster assembly sulfur transfer protein SufU encodes MSQNEHDIYEEHVLDHYEDPYHRGALDHATHADEGNNPLCGDVIHIDLKMDADGTIKEAWFEGDGCVISQASASMLIEKIEGKTLDQVKAFSADEMLELFGPKLTPNRQKCCLLSWRVLQSAVHSPVDDGDDSSPDFGGPSLSEES; translated from the coding sequence ATGTCTCAGAACGAACACGACATTTACGAAGAACACGTCTTGGATCACTACGAGGACCCGTATCACCGCGGTGCTCTCGACCACGCGACGCATGCAGACGAAGGCAACAATCCGCTGTGTGGGGATGTGATTCACATCGACTTGAAGATGGATGCCGATGGAACCATCAAAGAGGCGTGGTTTGAAGGTGACGGATGTGTGATCAGCCAAGCATCGGCGTCGATGCTGATTGAGAAAATCGAAGGCAAAACCTTGGATCAAGTCAAGGCGTTCTCGGCCGACGAGATGCTTGAGCTGTTCGGGCCCAAATTGACCCCCAACCGACAAAAGTGTTGTCTGCTTTCTTGGCGCGTGCTTCAAAGTGCCGTCCATTCACCGGTTGACGACGGCGATGACAGCAGCCCTGATTTTGGCGGCCCAAGCCTGAGCGAAGAATCCTAA
- a CDS encoding NAD(P)/FAD-dependent oxidoreductase, giving the protein MKSSYDCVVIGGGPAGGSAASIVAQAGLETLLIERDPMPRFHVGESLMPETYWAFERLGINERMRQAGFQSKKSVQFVTHRGTESEPFFFRNHDDRPCSSTWQVERSEFDKMLFDRAEELGADCYDRTRWVDVRFDADDRVTGVVVRDGDGIQREIDCRVVIDGTGQQSFLANKLGLKQFDAELRKVAIWTYYRGAVRGEGDNEGATIILNTENKDAWFWFIPLSRGITSIGCVGDTDDLLKGGGKPEQVFFEQLDLCPGLRPRLEHAKRLGEIRTAKEFSYSTSQNAGNGWVLVGDAFGFIDPVYSSGVYFALEMGIRAADAVVAGFQSNDLSARQLGSWTDEFLEGAQWVRKLVHAFYSKEFSIGRFMKEHPEHRGRVTDLLIGRIFDESAEQLFKDMEMSMKKAM; this is encoded by the coding sequence ATGAAATCCAGTTACGATTGCGTTGTGATCGGCGGCGGGCCGGCTGGCGGTTCCGCTGCATCGATCGTCGCCCAAGCGGGCCTTGAGACGCTGCTGATTGAACGGGATCCGATGCCTCGTTTCCACGTCGGCGAATCGTTGATGCCCGAAACCTACTGGGCGTTCGAACGCTTGGGAATCAACGAGCGCATGCGTCAAGCGGGATTTCAATCAAAGAAGAGCGTTCAATTCGTCACCCACCGCGGCACGGAGTCGGAGCCGTTCTTTTTTCGAAATCATGACGACCGGCCCTGCAGCAGCACCTGGCAAGTCGAACGCAGCGAATTTGACAAGATGCTGTTCGATCGAGCCGAGGAATTGGGAGCGGATTGCTACGATCGGACCCGATGGGTCGACGTCCGCTTCGACGCGGATGACCGGGTGACCGGAGTGGTGGTTCGTGATGGTGACGGAATTCAGCGTGAAATCGATTGTCGAGTCGTGATTGACGGGACGGGGCAACAATCCTTTCTCGCCAACAAACTCGGACTCAAACAGTTCGATGCGGAACTCCGCAAGGTTGCGATTTGGACCTACTACCGCGGCGCCGTCCGTGGCGAGGGTGACAACGAAGGCGCGACCATCATTCTCAATACAGAGAACAAAGATGCTTGGTTCTGGTTTATCCCGCTTTCACGCGGAATCACCAGCATTGGTTGTGTCGGCGATACGGACGATCTGCTCAAGGGTGGCGGGAAACCGGAGCAGGTCTTTTTTGAGCAATTGGACCTCTGTCCTGGGTTGAGGCCGCGACTCGAGCACGCGAAGCGGTTAGGCGAGATTCGCACGGCAAAGGAATTCTCGTACTCGACGTCGCAAAACGCAGGGAACGGTTGGGTGCTTGTCGGAGATGCGTTTGGATTTATCGACCCGGTTTATTCGTCCGGTGTCTACTTTGCTTTGGAAATGGGCATTCGAGCTGCGGATGCGGTTGTGGCTGGATTCCAGAGCAACGACCTCAGCGCCAGGCAACTCGGTTCGTGGACCGATGAGTTTCTCGAAGGGGCTCAATGGGTCCGCAAATTGGTGCACGCATTCTACAGCAAGGAATTCAGTATCGGTCGGTTTATGAAGGAGCACCCCGAACATCGCGGCCGCGTCACCGATTTGCTGATCGGTCGAATCTTTGACGAAAGTGCCGAACAATTATTCAAAGACATGGAAATGTCCATGAAAAAAGCGATGTAA
- a CDS encoding SufS family cysteine desulfurase, with amino-acid sequence MNAPNPAVSSVFDVDRYRRDFPILTRKVNGDRPLAFLDNAASSQRPTAVVKSMSQFYENCYANVHRGIHTLSEESTDLYEQARRGVARFLNAAEDKQVIFTAGCTAAINTVARTWGDVNLSSSDTILLTIAEHHANIVPWHQLAERTGCRIEFLPINDQFEIPDEVVIEHLDRLKPRLFAFTAASNTLGTEFPVQRWTQWAQAAGATVLVDAAQSAPHLPTDVQAWGVDFLAFSGHKVCGPTGIGVLYGKTDLLDSMPAFLGGGGMINKVTTAGFTSAALPDKFEAGTPPIAEAVGLCTATEYVSAIGLDAIHRYECELGGYADRRLREIEGVRVIGPTPEKKAGIVSFVVDHVHAHDLAQSLDGYGIAVRAGHHCTMPLHESIGIAASTRASFYFYNTFEEADRLIEAVAAIRKRFAPTGRKRRRS; translated from the coding sequence ATGAACGCCCCCAATCCAGCCGTTTCGTCTGTGTTTGATGTGGATCGTTATCGCCGCGATTTCCCGATTCTGACTCGAAAGGTCAACGGAGATCGGCCGCTAGCGTTTCTTGATAATGCCGCCAGCAGCCAGCGGCCGACTGCGGTCGTCAAATCGATGTCGCAGTTCTACGAGAATTGCTACGCAAACGTTCATCGCGGCATCCATACCCTCAGCGAAGAATCGACCGATCTCTACGAGCAAGCACGCCGAGGTGTCGCTCGTTTCCTCAATGCGGCTGAGGACAAGCAGGTTATTTTCACCGCAGGATGCACCGCTGCAATCAACACGGTCGCCCGAACGTGGGGCGATGTCAACCTGTCCTCATCCGACACCATTCTGCTGACCATCGCGGAACATCACGCTAACATTGTCCCCTGGCACCAGTTGGCCGAGCGAACGGGATGCCGGATCGAGTTCCTTCCGATCAACGATCAATTTGAGATCCCCGACGAGGTGGTCATCGAGCATCTCGATCGCTTGAAACCACGACTGTTTGCGTTCACGGCGGCCAGCAACACGTTGGGTACGGAATTTCCCGTCCAGCGGTGGACCCAATGGGCACAGGCCGCGGGCGCGACCGTGTTGGTCGACGCCGCGCAATCAGCGCCACACTTGCCGACCGATGTTCAAGCATGGGGTGTCGACTTCTTGGCCTTCAGCGGTCACAAGGTTTGCGGACCCACCGGGATCGGCGTGTTGTATGGCAAGACCGATTTGCTCGATTCGATGCCTGCTTTCCTCGGCGGTGGCGGTATGATCAACAAGGTCACCACCGCCGGATTCACCTCCGCCGCCTTACCCGATAAGTTCGAAGCTGGAACACCACCGATCGCCGAAGCCGTCGGGCTCTGCACGGCCACCGAGTACGTGTCCGCAATCGGGCTCGATGCGATCCACCGCTATGAATGCGAACTCGGGGGCTATGCGGATCGTCGACTCCGCGAAATCGAAGGTGTCCGTGTGATTGGTCCAACGCCAGAAAAAAAGGCGGGAATCGTCAGCTTCGTGGTCGATCACGTCCACGCCCACGATCTAGCTCAAAGCTTGGACGGTTACGGAATCGCAGTGCGGGCAGGACATCACTGCACCATGCCGCTCCACGAATCGATTGGCATCGCCGCGTCAACGCGAGCGAGTTTCTATTTTTACAATACGTTTGAGGAAGCCGACCGTTTGATCGAAGCCGTCGCAGCCATTCGAAAACGTTTCGCCCCGACGGGCCGAAAACGTCGACGGTCGTAA
- a CDS encoding class I SAM-dependent methyltransferase encodes MENWYDYPQYFDMIFRDETAAEVRFFEQAFTKYVSGKTQRLLEPGCGSGRLVAAMAKRGYDVTGLDLNRPMLDYLQKRLARRGLRASLILGDMTQMTLDTRFDAAFCTFNTFRHLTSETAAIAHLNSVADHLRSGGIYILGFHCIPLDADEESTERWSAVHGGTRVHVTLRVVDFNRRKRLETLRASIKAVTRGGKVHRVRSEFPLRLYTIQQAKGLLKKVSNRLRIVDAFDFDYDINQPRVMDDDLIDAVFVLQKQTEPPG; translated from the coding sequence ATGGAAAACTGGTACGACTACCCGCAGTACTTCGACATGATTTTTCGTGACGAAACGGCTGCCGAAGTACGGTTTTTCGAGCAAGCGTTTACCAAGTACGTCAGCGGCAAAACGCAACGGTTACTTGAACCGGGGTGTGGCAGCGGTCGACTCGTCGCGGCAATGGCCAAGCGAGGTTACGACGTGACCGGGTTGGACCTAAATCGACCCATGTTGGACTACTTGCAAAAGCGGCTGGCGCGTCGTGGGCTTCGTGCATCGTTGATTCTCGGGGACATGACCCAGATGACGCTGGACACACGGTTCGACGCTGCATTTTGCACCTTCAATACGTTCCGTCATTTGACAAGCGAAACCGCAGCGATTGCCCATCTGAATTCGGTTGCTGACCATCTTCGCAGCGGCGGGATCTACATCCTTGGCTTCCACTGTATCCCCTTGGACGCAGACGAAGAGAGCACCGAACGATGGTCGGCGGTGCATGGTGGGACACGAGTTCACGTGACCCTTCGTGTGGTCGACTTCAATCGTCGAAAACGGCTCGAAACGCTGCGTGCAAGCATCAAGGCGGTCACCCGCGGAGGAAAAGTTCACCGCGTCCGAAGCGAGTTTCCGCTCAGGCTGTACACGATCCAACAAGCCAAGGGGCTGTTAAAGAAGGTTTCCAACCGGCTGCGAATCGTTGACGCCTTCGATTTCGATTACGACATCAACCAACCACGAGTGATGGACGACGATTTAATCGACGCCGTCTTCGTGCTGCAAAAACAGACCGAACCGCCCGGTTGA
- a CDS encoding nucleotide pyrophosphohydrolase, with the protein MSESATSRTDSETTVAELKAVVEQFVSDRDWHPFHNPKNLSMSLAIEAGELMEHFQWLTLPESAEVQSDPQRKHAVGEELADCLAYVIAIANAMEIDLATTLKAKMIRNAEKYPT; encoded by the coding sequence ATGTCTGAATCCGCCACCAGCCGAACGGATAGCGAAACGACCGTCGCGGAGCTCAAAGCCGTCGTCGAGCAATTCGTGAGCGATCGGGATTGGCACCCCTTTCACAATCCCAAGAATCTGTCGATGTCGCTGGCCATCGAAGCAGGCGAATTGATGGAACACTTCCAATGGTTGACACTGCCCGAGTCGGCCGAGGTGCAATCCGATCCCCAACGAAAACATGCTGTTGGCGAGGAATTGGCTGATTGTTTGGCGTATGTGATCGCGATTGCCAATGCGATGGAGATCGACTTGGCGACCACCTTGAAAGCCAAGATGATCCGCAACGCTGAAAAATACCCGACGTAA